A single Aspergillus chevalieri M1 DNA, chromosome 3, nearly complete sequence DNA region contains:
- a CDS encoding DUF292 domain protein (BUSCO:EOG09264PK5;~COG:Z;~EggNog:ENOG410PJI2;~InterPro:IPR005061,IPR042277;~go_process: GO:0015031 - protein transport [Evidence IEA]) produces MPPSVQTTKLISSLRLVIPRLRLLQKKDTASSKVQRRELAQLLEEGRDASARIRVENVISTDTAVEVMEMVELYCELLLARANVLDQVAFGEKGVRARSRAREEKARSEVGKRQGVGTGAGAAPKDIKGGDSGSSSRSLFGFPFFGGGQQKQKSEDAQSSLESTKDEDLSPEELCYIDPALDEAAAVVFYAWPRFPHDVRELTIVRTMLADRYGKDFMSLAQENKVEHVKVPERVAKSLRVRPPTQDLVESYLKEIAKAYGISWGEEQQQEDLGSAPEFVDDRPSTPHDQQQDGGNGDNPEERTRRASEANELSKATPPRRPVQSGKSPVSVAPPGPRTDNLHPRVKVPDPSSSGDSNNTANKSTPDTSSAEKDPNRIPEVDELSRRFADLRRKP; encoded by the exons ATGCCTCCATCCGTGCAGACG ACAAAACTAATCTCCTCCCTCCGCCTCGTAATCCCGCGCCTACGCCTCCTCCAGAAAAAAGACACCGCCTCCTCGAAAGTCCAGCGCCGCGAACTCGCCCAACTACTCGAAGAAGGCCGCGATGCCTCCGCGCGCATCCGCGTCGAGAATGTCATCTCCACAGATACAGCCGTCGAGGTGATGGAGATGGTGGAGCTGTATTGTGAACTGTTGCTGGCGAGGGCGAATGTGTTGGATCAGGTTGCGTTTGGGGAGAAGGGGGTTAGGGCGAGGAGTCGGGCcagggaggagaaggctaGGAGTGAGGTGGGGAAGAGGCAGGGTGTTGGGACTGGGGCTGGGGCTGCGCCAAAGGATATTAAGGGTGGTGATAGTGGTTCGAGTTCGAGGTCTCTATTTGGATTCCCGTTCTTTGGTGGTGGGCAGCAGAAACAGAAATCCGAAGATGCGCAGTCCAGCCTAGAATCCACCAAAGACGAAGACCTCAGCCCGGAGGAACTATGTTACATCGATCCCGCCCTCGACGAAGCCGCTGCAGTCGTCTTCTACGCCTGGCCTCGCTTCCCGCATGATGTCCGCGAACTCACCATCGTTCGGACCATGCTCGCAGACCGCTACGGAAAGGACTTTATGTCGCTAGCGCAGGAGAACAAAGTAGAGCATGTGAAAGTACCGGAACGAGTCGCGAAGAGTTTACGGGTGCGGCCACCGACACAGGATCTGGTCGAGAGCTATCTGAAGGAGATTGCAAAGGCATATGGTATTTCATGGGGCGAAGAGCAGCAACAGGAAGATCTGGGGAGTGCACCCGAGTTCGTGGATGACCGCCCGTCGACACCACACGACCAACAACAAGACGGAGGAAACGGAGACAACCCCGAAGAAAGAACAAGACGCGCCTCTGAGGCCAATGAATTGAGCAAAGCTACCCCGCCACGACGGCCCGTCCAGTCCGGGAAAAGTCCCGTCAGCGTTGCGCCTCCAGGTCCTAGGACTGATAACCTTCATCCCCGTGTCAAAGTGCCAGACCCTTCATCCTCGGGGGATTCTAACAATACGGCGAATAAGAGTACACCAGACACTAGTAGCGCGGAGAAAGATCCCAATCGTATACCTGAGGTGGATGAGTTGAGTCGTCGGTTTGCGGACTTGAGGCGAAAACCTTAA
- a CDS encoding SUN domain-containing protein (CAZy:GH132;~COG:S;~EggNog:ENOG410PG80;~InterPro:IPR005556;~PFAM:PF03856;~SECRETED:SignalP(1-22);~TransMembrane:1 (n10-17c22/23o427-447i)) codes for MRFDMTSSRAFALLCLFAGAEATHHNHHAHDHIHSDGRMKESLVKKSGKCKFPSDAGLVAITPGAVNEGWAMSPDESCAPGNYCPYACPPGQMSMQWDPKATSYSYPMSMNGGLYCDEDGEIQKPFPDRPYCEDGTGAVGVQNKCRSPVSFCQTVLPGNEAMLIPTLVNELATLAVPDPDYWCETSAHFYINPPGVQSEIACAWGTSSNPYGNWSPYVVGANTDKDGHTFVKLGWNPVYLEPATPFRNIVPNFGVEIQCEGGNCEGLPCKIDPSTNDVNEITGETSTDGAGGGSFCVVTVPKGEKANIVVWEKDFIGGDDDTSSTTVAIPTSTASSTSSTSTSTSSSTSSTASTTTQQPSNTPFLSLDLGISIGMSTSVRSASATYTYEPHVFIESGTAATVSATPAVQTANPSPTAQDSTEDSDNGAATTTVSLFVVMLGVCAAVLQL; via the exons ATGAGATTCGACATGACGTCCTCGCGCGCATTTGCGCTCCTCTGCCTCTTCGCCGGCGCCGAAGCAACTCACCACAACCATCATGCACACGACCATATCCACAGCGACGGCAGGATGAAGGAATCGCTCGTCAAGAAGTCCGGAAAATGCAAATTTCCCTCTGATGCCGGGTTGGTCGCCATCACTCCGGGCGCTGTCAATGAAGGTTGGGCTATGAGTCCGGATGAATCGTGTGCCCCGGGTAATTACTGCCCGTACGCCTGTCCTCCAGGTCAGATGTCCATGCAATGGGACCCTAAGGCCACTTCGTACTCTTATCCGATGTCGATG AATGGCGGTCTCTATTGCGACGAGGACGGAGAGATCCAGAAGCCATTCCCAGATAGGCCTTACTGTGAAGATGGTACGGGTGCCGTGGGTGTCCAGAACAAGTGCAGGTCGCCAGTCTCCTTCTGCCAAACGGTACTTCCCGGAAACGAGGCCATGTTGATCCCGACTTTGGTCAACGAGTTGGCCACTCTCGCTGTGCCAGACCCCGACTATTGGTGTGAAACCTCTGCCCA CTTCTATATCAACCCGCCAGGCGTTCAATCCGAAATCGCTTGTGCCTGGGGCACTTCATCCAACCCATACGGCAACTGGTCTCCTTACGTAGTCGGCGCAAATACCGACAAAGACGGCCATACATTTGTCAAGCTTGGCTGGAACCCGGTCTATCTTGAGCCCGCTACGCCTTTCCGTAACATTGTTCCTAACTTCGGTGTTGAGATCCAATGTGAAGGCGGCAACTGTGAAGGCCTTCCCTGCAAGATTGACCCTAGCACCAACGACGTTAATGAAATCACCGGTGAAACCAGTACGGACGGTGCTGGCGGTGGTTCGTTCTGTGTGGTGACTGTTCCTAAGGGTGAAAAGGCCAACATTGTCGTTTGGGAGAAGGATTTCATTGGCGGTGACGATGATACCTCGTCCACCACGGTGGCCATCCCAACAAGCACTGCCAGTTCGActtccagcaccagcaccagcacttcGTCATCCACAAGCTCGACTgcctccaccaccacgcAGCAACCAAGCAACACGCCTTTCTTGAGTCTGGACCTGGGTATCTCGATTGGAATGTCGACCAGCGTCCGCTCTGCATCGGCCACTTATACCTATGAGCCCCATGTTTTCATCGAGTCGGGAACTGCTGCAACTGTATCTGCAACGCCTGCCGTGCAAACAGCCAATCCTTCTCCGACGGCCCAGGACAGCACCGAGGACAGCGATAATGGTGCTGCCACGACGACTGTTTCGCTATTCGTTGTAATGTTGGGTGTTTGCGCTGCTGTGTTGCAGCTGTAA
- the ppm1 gene encoding protein C-terminal leucine carboxyl O-methyltransferase ppm1 (COG:O;~EggNog:ENOG410PKRD;~InterPro:IPR016651,IPR029063,IPR007213;~PFAM:PF04072;~go_function: GO:0008168 - methyltransferase activity [Evidence IEA];~go_process: GO:0032259 - methylation [Evidence IEA]), producing the protein MSAPQIPNLNTLRRRGGPGRLRSRGGGVGPDASSASKDSVVQNTDNDASVSRLSAVRLGYLEDVFAQSLTPAGLETRRFPIINRGTYVRTTAIDHLVSRFVESHPEQHTKRQIISLGAGTDTRAFRLFSSKTATHSDLIYHEIDFPVNTAAKIRAIRSSPALQGALRNDSSPGISNDVNISDTGDALHSPRYHIHPLDLRSLSRSTPDPITTLQDLDPTLPTLLISECCLIYLPPDQADSVVHHFTTTIFPPTTPLGLLIYEPIRPDDPFGRTMVSNLATRGIHLQTLNKYASLDAQRRRLREQGFEGGQAAADIDFIWERWVSEEEKERVASLEMLDEMEEWRLLAGHYCVAWGWRGDVFHCWGGIEGQE; encoded by the exons ATGTCCGCACCACAAATTCCCAACCTCAACACTCTCCGTCGCAGAGGAGGTCCAGGTCGACTCCGATCTCGCGGCGGCGGAGTCGGCCCCGACGCATCATCAGCCTCCAAAGACAGCGTGGTGCAAAACACAGATAACGACGCCAGTGTGTCGCGGTTGAGCGCAGTGCGATTGGGATATCTTGAGGATGTATTTGCGCAGTCATTGACACCTGCTGGGTTGGAGACGAGGAGGTTTCCTATTATCAATAGAG GAACGTACGTTCGAACGACTGCGATTGATCATCTTGTTTCTCGGTTTGTCGAGTCGCATCCGGAACAGCATACGAAGAGACAAATTATTTCGCTAGGGGCGGGCACAGATACACGTGCTTTTCGATTGTTTTCCTCTAAGACGGCGACACATTCTGATCTGATATATCATGAGATCGACTTCCCTGTGAACACAGCAGCCAAGATCAGGGCTATCCGCTCATCACCCGCTCTACAAGGAGCATTGAGGAACGACTCGAGCCCCGGGATATCAAACGACGTGAACATCTCAGACACAGGGGACGCGCTCCATTCACCCCGCTACCACATCCACCCCCTCGACCTACGCTCGTTATCTAGGTCCACACCAGATCCAATAACCACATTGCAAGACCTCGATCCAACCCTCCCAACCCTCCTCATCTCCGAATGCTGCCTCATCTACCTCCCTCCCGACCAAGCGGACTCCGTCGTCCACCACTTCACGACTACCATCTTCCCACCCACCACACCTCTAGGCTTGTTAATCTACGAGCCCATCCGCCCCGACGACCCCTTCGGCCGGACAATGGTATCCAACCTCGCGACGCGGGGTATCCACCTGCAAACGCTGAATAAGTACGCTAGCTTGGATGCGCAGCGGAGGAGACTACGAGAGCAGGGGTTCGAGGGGGGCCAAGCGGCTGCTGATATCGACTTTATATGGGAGCGGTGGGTGagtgaggaggagaaggagagagtTGCGAgtttggagatgttggatGAGATGGAGGAGTGGAGGTTGTTGGCGGGGCATTATTGTGTTGCTTGGGGTTGGAGGGGGGATGTGTTTCATTGTTGGGGAGGTATTGAAGGGCAGGAATAG